The following are encoded in a window of Telmatobacter sp. DSM 110680 genomic DNA:
- a CDS encoding cupin domain-containing protein, whose amino-acid sequence MTADEIKNLLNLNPHPVEGGHFRRTYTAAANVELGRGSRPQGTAIYYLLEPGTFSEMHMLESDEIFHFYLGDPVEMLQLNPDGRSSVHTLGSDLGAGENVQVLVPAGVWQGMRLIGTGQMALLGCTVVPGFNYADYHNAPFAELAAKWPEQAERIKALTRS is encoded by the coding sequence GTGACCGCAGACGAGATCAAGAATCTCCTCAACCTCAACCCGCACCCGGTGGAGGGCGGGCACTTCCGGCGCACCTATACCGCAGCGGCCAACGTGGAGTTGGGGAGGGGGAGTCGCCCGCAGGGTACGGCAATCTACTACCTGCTGGAACCGGGCACCTTCTCAGAGATGCACATGCTTGAGTCCGATGAGATATTTCATTTTTATCTCGGCGATCCGGTAGAGATGCTGCAACTCAATCCTGATGGACGCTCCTCGGTTCACACTCTCGGATCAGACTTGGGCGCTGGAGAGAATGTGCAGGTGCTGGTTCCGGCTGGAGTGTGGCAAGGAATGCGTCTGATTGGCACCGGACAGATGGCCCTCCTGGGGTGCACAGTGGTTCCAGGCTTCAACTATGCCGACTACCACAATGCGCCGTTTGCAGAGTTGGCAGCGAAATGGCCAGAGCAGGCAGAACGCATCAAGGCGCTGACGCGGAGCTAG
- a CDS encoding glutaredoxin family protein, with product MKVQVYTAAWCRDCRAAKQFLDSHGIEYTEINVDLDPAASDEVLRHVGKRAIPQLVIDGEWFQPYKPGRGLLYDELHKRFGIPRT from the coding sequence ATGAAGGTGCAGGTTTACACGGCTGCCTGGTGCCGAGATTGCCGGGCGGCCAAGCAGTTTCTCGACTCCCACGGGATTGAATACACCGAGATCAATGTTGATCTTGATCCAGCGGCTTCTGATGAAGTGTTGCGTCACGTAGGCAAGCGAGCGATCCCTCAACTTGTAATCGACGGCGAGTGGTTTCAACCCTACAAGCCAGGTCGCGGCCTTCTTTACGATGAGCTGCACAAACGGTTCGGGATCCCACGCACCTGA
- the purB gene encoding adenylosuccinate lyase, with protein sequence MIKRYTRPAMGRIWTEDNKYRCWLQVESAASAVLAEDGVIPQSAADAIAKKASASAERILEIEAEVKHDIIAFTTAVAESLKAQGLGEESRWLHYGLTSNDIVDTAQALQVKEASALIHKGIESLLTVLKRRALEFKHTPTIGRTHGIHAEPTTFGLKLLNWYAEMQRNLARFQAAAEDMRVGKLSGAVGTFGHLKPEHEERICERLGLKPAPVATQVIQRDRHAAYIGTLAILGSTLDKIAVEVRHLQRTEVREAQEYFSEKQKGSSSMPHKKNPITSEQISGLARVIRGNSQAALENIPLWHERDISHSSVERVIFPDSTILADYLLAKTTDLIDRLLVYPERMKKNLESTGGLIFSGQLLLDLAEAGMMREDAYRVVQGHAMRAWKDDLIFRDEVAKDPQITTLLSSDKLARTFDYMRQLGNVDAIFKRVLG encoded by the coding sequence TTGATCAAGCGCTATACCCGCCCCGCGATGGGCCGCATCTGGACCGAGGACAACAAGTACCGCTGCTGGCTCCAGGTAGAGTCGGCGGCCAGTGCCGTTTTAGCTGAAGACGGCGTCATTCCCCAGTCTGCAGCCGACGCAATCGCGAAGAAAGCATCAGCCTCAGCCGAACGCATCCTCGAAATTGAAGCCGAGGTGAAGCACGACATCATCGCCTTCACAACTGCTGTCGCCGAAAGTCTAAAAGCTCAGGGTCTTGGCGAGGAATCCCGCTGGCTGCACTATGGCCTGACATCCAACGACATAGTGGACACGGCGCAGGCGTTGCAGGTTAAAGAAGCTTCAGCGCTCATTCACAAGGGAATTGAATCGCTGCTCACGGTCCTTAAGCGGAGAGCCCTTGAATTCAAGCACACTCCCACCATCGGCCGCACCCATGGGATACATGCGGAGCCCACCACCTTTGGTCTCAAGTTGCTGAACTGGTACGCCGAGATGCAGCGTAACCTCGCGCGTTTCCAGGCAGCAGCGGAAGACATGCGCGTCGGCAAACTGTCCGGCGCTGTGGGCACCTTCGGCCACCTCAAGCCTGAGCACGAAGAGCGCATCTGCGAACGACTCGGTCTCAAGCCCGCCCCCGTTGCTACCCAGGTCATCCAGCGCGACCGCCATGCGGCCTATATCGGGACTCTCGCCATTCTCGGCAGTACGCTCGACAAAATAGCCGTTGAGGTCCGCCACCTGCAGCGCACCGAGGTTCGCGAGGCGCAGGAGTACTTCAGCGAAAAGCAAAAGGGCTCCTCGTCCATGCCCCACAAGAAAAACCCCATCACCAGTGAGCAGATCAGCGGCCTCGCGCGCGTAATCCGCGGCAACTCTCAGGCCGCGCTTGAAAACATTCCGCTGTGGCACGAGCGCGACATCTCCCACTCGTCGGTCGAACGCGTCATCTTTCCCGACTCCACAATTCTGGCTGACTATCTCCTCGCCAAAACGACAGACCTGATCGATCGACTCCTCGTCTATCCCGAGCGCATGAAGAAGAACTTAGAATCGACCGGCGGCCTCATATTCTCCGGTCAGTTGCTGCTCGATCTCGCTGAAGCAGGCATGATGCGCGAAGATGCGTATCGTGTCGTGCAAGGCCACGCCATGCGCGCCTGGAAAGACGATCTGATCTTCCGCGATGAAGTAGCGAAAGACCCACAAATCACGACACTGCTCAGCAGCGACAAGCTCGCACGCACATTCGACTACATGCGCCAGCTTGGCAACGTTGATGCAATTTTCAAGCGGGTTCTCGGATAG
- the tadA gene encoding tRNA adenosine(34) deaminase TadA — translation MISDLEAMQAALAEARFAGEAGEVPIGAVIVREGEIIARGQNSVICGNDPTAHAEIIVVREAAIKLGNYRLNGCTLYVTLEPCAMCAGAMIHARIDRLVYAASDPKAGACGSALSVLNHPQLNHQMKVEQGILAAESAELLRSFFRERR, via the coding sequence ATGATCTCCGATCTCGAAGCAATGCAAGCAGCACTTGCCGAAGCGCGTTTCGCTGGCGAAGCGGGCGAAGTGCCTATTGGAGCCGTCATAGTTCGCGAGGGTGAAATCATCGCGCGCGGTCAGAACAGCGTCATTTGCGGCAATGATCCGACAGCTCATGCAGAGATCATTGTTGTGCGAGAAGCGGCAATCAAACTCGGCAACTACCGTCTCAACGGATGCACGCTCTACGTCACGCTGGAGCCTTGCGCCATGTGTGCCGGAGCGATGATTCACGCGCGTATCGACCGCCTGGTTTACGCTGCCTCCGATCCCAAGGCGGGCGCATGCGGCTCTGCCCTGTCGGTGTTGAATCATCCGCAGCTCAACCATCAGATGAAGGTGGAGCAGGGAATACTCGCCGCAGAATCCGCAGAGTTATTGCGGAGCTTTTTCCGCGAGCGACGCTAG